The Maniola hyperantus chromosome 19, iAphHyp1.2, whole genome shotgun sequence genome has a window encoding:
- the LOC117991494 gene encoding MORN repeat-containing protein 4-like: protein MAESITEGQSEFEPKPPKDLPVINDQGFFQHDTGDTYDGFFEAKKKDRSVKMHGPGTYITAEGDIYTGTWDNDRLGSNEVTITFTDGSRYEGLFKDWCYNGKGRYIYPDGSVLTGDFVDNIPVGQLTLTDPNGHQWLGKADQGFAWFDPVNHFYETLGRCRDSKRLRRSELSARSIMSKMTTVQSVINENQEKANHGDT from the exons ATGGCCGAATCAATCACGGAAGGGCAGTCGGAATTTGAACCGAAACCCCCGAAGGACCTACCAGTTATCAACGATCAGGGCTTCTTTCAACACGACACTGGCGACACCTATGACGGATTCTTCGAGGCTAAGAAAAAGGATAGGAGTGTAAAAATGCATG GTCCTGGCACATACATTACAGCAGAGGGCGACATCTACACCGGCACCTGGGACAATGATCGCCTTGGCAGCAACGAAGTCACCATCACATTCACAGATGGTTCTAGATACGAGGGCCTATTTAAGGACTGGTGTTACAACGGCAAAGGCAGATACATATATCCGGATGGTAGCGTTCTAACGGGCGACTTTGTTGATAACATTCCAGTGGGGCAGCTGACATTGACGGATCCCAACGGCCACCAATGGCTTGGGAAAGCCGACCAGGGTTTCGCTTGGTTTGACCCTGTCAATCATTTCTATGAAACGTTAGGAAGGTGTCGAGACTCGAAGAGACTCAGACGGTCGGAACTGAGCGCTCGCTCTATCATGTCTAAAATGACAACGGTACAATCTGTTATTAATGAAAATCAAGAGAAGGCCAATCATGGGGATACTTAA